Proteins encoded in a region of the Halodesulfovibrio marinisediminis DSM 17456 genome:
- a CDS encoding sensor histidine kinase — MKLNIKQRILVGFLLLSIGLGSQTVFFYNQLLTVEDKISSVEFIDDIAKIILEFRRQEKNYLLYGEQESYQTALKGIDNTLELLHRRTELQLEPEIIRYIIQLKDTISLYKNNIIAMHGVKNKDSNEYKKDVEKLRNTGHELVVKAQLISRLERENILHINRLLRNYILISVLAVAGLLFFTVYFLSKGIIAPLKAIEETTQKIAQGNFSNVNVKKYDDEMSQVQKAFNSMVAELENRQTQLVQAQKLSSIGTLSAGIAHQVNNPLNNISTSAQILQEVLSDSADSFQKKLLHNIESETLRARDIVKGLLEFARHTDLCMQVVTLSEVVGKAVSLVSSQVPSGVSLTVDVPSGITVYIDPQRMGEVLINLIINAIQAIEPERGEIHIYVSEKATHDMSTIVVADTGKGISEEDLPKVFDPFFTQKEVGQGTGLGLSVAYGIIEEFNGKIRVESELGKGTCFFIDLPKMQHSSSAA, encoded by the coding sequence CGAAAATTATTCTAGAGTTTAGAAGGCAAGAAAAAAACTATCTACTTTACGGGGAACAGGAGAGTTATCAGACCGCCCTTAAAGGCATCGACAATACTCTAGAGCTACTGCACAGGCGTACAGAACTTCAACTGGAACCGGAAATTATCAGGTATATTATACAGCTAAAAGACACCATCTCACTGTACAAGAATAACATCATCGCCATGCATGGAGTTAAAAATAAGGACTCCAATGAATACAAAAAAGACGTTGAAAAGCTTCGCAACACTGGGCACGAACTAGTCGTAAAAGCGCAATTAATATCTCGTCTGGAACGAGAAAATATTCTTCATATTAACAGACTGCTGCGTAACTACATTCTTATTTCAGTTCTTGCTGTTGCCGGTCTTCTCTTCTTTACAGTCTACTTTCTCTCCAAGGGAATTATCGCCCCGCTTAAAGCCATTGAAGAGACCACGCAAAAAATTGCGCAGGGTAACTTCAGCAATGTTAACGTAAAAAAATATGATGACGAAATGTCGCAGGTTCAAAAGGCCTTCAACAGCATGGTTGCAGAACTTGAAAATCGTCAGACTCAGCTTGTTCAAGCACAGAAATTATCATCCATAGGCACTCTTAGTGCAGGTATTGCCCATCAGGTAAACAATCCGCTTAATAACATATCGACTTCTGCACAAATCCTTCAGGAAGTCCTTTCTGACTCTGCTGATTCCTTTCAGAAAAAGTTGTTGCATAACATTGAAAGCGAAACTCTTCGGGCGCGAGATATTGTAAAAGGGCTGCTTGAATTTGCGCGTCATACTGATCTTTGTATGCAGGTTGTTACTCTTTCTGAAGTTGTCGGCAAAGCAGTTTCACTCGTCTCATCACAAGTTCCATCTGGTGTTTCACTTACTGTTGATGTCCCATCTGGAATTACGGTCTACATTGATCCACAACGTATGGGGGAAGTTCTCATCAATTTGATAATCAACGCAATTCAGGCGATTGAACCGGAACGGGGTGAGATACATATCTATGTTTCGGAAAAAGCGACGCACGATATGAGTACCATCGTTGTTGCCGACACAGGAAAAGGGATAAGTGAAGAAGACTTACCTAAAGTTTTCGACCCGTTCTTCACCCAAAAAGAAGTGGGACAAGGCACAGGACTTGGACTTTCTGTGGCGTATGGAATCATCGAAGAATTTAACGGGAAAATCCGTGTTGAAAGTGAGCTCGGAAAAGGAACCTGTTTCTTTATAGACCTTCCAAAGATGCAGCATTCCAGTTCAGCAGCATAA
- a CDS encoding sigma-54-dependent transcriptional regulator translates to MQEPRILIAEDEIIARENLAHTLTKLGGQITAAENGNEALASLEAQEFDVVLTDLKMPDIDGIELLHHIKSTSPDTEVIVLTGYATVNSAVDAMDKGAFRYIAKPIRLDEVTLYVQQALEKKRLKEEVASLRKNFRKGTDSIIGHSQSITNLKQQIDQIAPVNCTVLIHGETGTGKELVAKALHVGSPKCDNKFVAVNCASFNEELLANELFGHEKSAFTGAGSVKKGLFEVADGGTFFLDEIGEMPLSMQANLLRVLETRKLLRVGGTTEIPVDVRIIAATNRNLQEMVEQGTFRRDLYYRLNILTLEIPPLNQRTDDIPLLASFFANKFATLFDKTITEIDDDVLTILNDYPFPGNVRELENLMQRAVVLCNGKNIRAAHLPPDLQQTFVTRLEVPTTEPIVSLEENERNHLRRVLKYTNNNKSHAAKLLGLNRGSLWRKMKRFGLDE, encoded by the coding sequence ATGCAAGAACCACGCATTCTGATAGCTGAAGACGAAATTATTGCCAGAGAAAACCTCGCCCATACGCTTACAAAGCTTGGCGGGCAGATAACAGCTGCTGAAAATGGTAATGAAGCACTGGCGTCGCTGGAAGCGCAGGAGTTCGATGTTGTACTAACTGACTTAAAGATGCCGGACATAGACGGCATAGAATTGCTGCATCACATAAAAAGTACTTCTCCGGACACCGAGGTAATTGTTTTAACTGGGTATGCAACAGTAAACAGCGCGGTTGATGCCATGGATAAGGGAGCATTTCGCTATATTGCAAAGCCCATCAGGTTGGATGAAGTTACCCTGTATGTGCAGCAGGCGCTGGAGAAAAAAAGACTGAAAGAAGAAGTCGCTTCACTGCGTAAAAATTTCAGAAAAGGCACAGACAGCATTATAGGGCACAGTCAAAGTATTACGAATCTGAAACAGCAGATAGATCAGATTGCTCCGGTTAACTGTACAGTCCTTATTCATGGAGAGACCGGTACAGGCAAAGAGTTGGTTGCCAAAGCCTTGCATGTAGGAAGCCCCAAATGTGATAATAAGTTTGTGGCGGTAAACTGCGCTTCATTTAATGAAGAGTTGCTGGCAAACGAACTCTTCGGACATGAAAAGTCCGCCTTTACAGGTGCAGGGAGTGTCAAGAAAGGGTTGTTTGAAGTTGCGGACGGGGGCACCTTCTTTCTGGATGAAATCGGCGAAATGCCGCTCAGTATGCAAGCAAATTTGTTAAGAGTTTTGGAGACACGAAAGCTACTGAGGGTTGGCGGAACAACAGAGATTCCGGTCGATGTACGCATTATTGCAGCAACAAACAGAAACCTGCAAGAAATGGTAGAGCAAGGTACCTTCCGAAGAGATTTGTATTATCGTCTGAACATTCTTACGCTGGAAATTCCACCGCTTAATCAGCGTACAGATGACATCCCGCTGCTTGCCAGCTTTTTTGCAAACAAGTTTGCAACGCTCTTTGATAAAACAATTACTGAAATAGACGATGACGTTCTCACCATCCTGAATGACTATCCGTTCCCTGGAAACGTACGGGAACTTGAAAATTTGATGCAGCGTGCTGTTGTACTTTGCAATGGAAAAAATATTCGCGCCGCCCACCTTCCACCCGACCTTCAGCAAACTTTTGTAACACGACTGGAAGTTCCCACCACTGAACCTATCGTTTCACTGGAAGAAAACGAGCGTAACCATCTTAGGCGTGTTCTCAAATACACAAACAACAACAAATCGCACGCGGCAAAACTGCTAGGGCTTAACCGCGGTTCCTTGTGGCGAAAAATGAAACGGTTCGGGCTGGACGAATAA
- a CDS encoding S16 family serine protease yields the protein MGFFSRFEETAEEREVPASTQETLRNSIEAADLPENIRRVALDEIAKLDRIDPSVAEFGVGVTYVELLLSLPWKESSQDNLDIENAVAVLQQEHLGLAAVKQRILEYLASNINHHVRKSVVLVVDDEEISRDNIAYALSKLSCDILKAANGKEAVHILENRKVDCIVTDLKMQQMDGLELLDKVQTSWPDTKLLIVTGYATVDNAISALQKGAVHYLPKPLNLEVLKVTVKDILDQKKHACSVSGPILCFSGPPGTGKTSIGKSVANALGRKFIRLSLAGMRDEAELRGHRRTYVGAMTGRIITELNKAGVNNPVFMLDEIDKIGQDFRGDPASVLLEILDPEQNRQFLDYYLDVPFDLSRVMFITTANMVDRLPAPLRDRMEIIPFSCYTLSEKVHIGLEYLLPRQMQAIGFADNDISFTADGMSALITGYTRDAGLRSINREIGNVCRKVNLRILQGETLKPVVIDKSDIFDLLGDTRFVSEAAMATPRVGVVAGLVWSESGGQVIYIETAKMKGSGQLIMTGSLGDVLKESAQTALSFLRSNAQHYSIEDELFSTHDIHVHIPAGDISKDGASAGITIVTALLSLLVNRPLRGNVAMTGEFTLSGRLLPVGGLREKILAAQQAGMKQIILPEWSKQQVLAMDEEVVTAVDLHFVSSLDDVLPHVFAE from the coding sequence ATGGGATTTTTCAGCAGGTTTGAAGAGACAGCAGAAGAACGGGAAGTTCCAGCGAGCACACAAGAGACATTGCGTAACTCTATAGAAGCGGCTGATTTGCCGGAAAATATCCGAAGGGTCGCATTGGACGAGATCGCTAAGCTCGACAGGATTGATCCTTCGGTAGCCGAGTTTGGCGTAGGCGTTACATACGTTGAGTTGTTGCTGTCGTTGCCATGGAAAGAGTCGTCTCAAGATAATCTGGATATTGAAAATGCCGTAGCGGTACTGCAGCAGGAGCATCTCGGGCTTGCTGCAGTAAAGCAAAGAATTCTTGAATACCTTGCCTCCAACATCAATCATCATGTGCGCAAAAGTGTGGTACTCGTTGTGGATGATGAGGAAATATCCCGAGATAATATCGCATATGCGCTGAGCAAGCTGTCATGTGATATCCTTAAAGCTGCAAACGGGAAAGAAGCTGTCCATATTTTGGAAAACAGAAAAGTTGATTGCATTGTAACAGACTTGAAGATGCAGCAGATGGATGGGTTGGAACTGCTGGACAAGGTGCAGACATCATGGCCGGACACAAAGCTACTGATTGTTACCGGCTACGCAACAGTGGATAATGCAATAAGCGCTCTGCAAAAAGGTGCGGTTCATTATTTGCCAAAGCCTCTTAATCTGGAAGTGCTCAAGGTAACCGTTAAAGATATTCTTGATCAGAAAAAGCATGCCTGCTCAGTTTCAGGCCCCATCCTATGCTTTTCGGGCCCTCCGGGAACCGGTAAGACCTCTATTGGTAAGTCAGTTGCCAATGCGCTCGGACGAAAGTTCATCCGCCTTTCTTTAGCAGGAATGCGAGATGAAGCTGAGTTACGCGGTCATAGGCGAACGTATGTAGGTGCTATGACAGGAAGAATCATTACAGAACTGAATAAAGCAGGTGTAAACAACCCTGTCTTTATGCTCGATGAAATTGACAAGATTGGACAGGACTTTAGAGGTGATCCCGCCTCTGTGCTCCTTGAAATTCTTGATCCGGAGCAAAACAGACAATTCCTCGACTACTATCTGGATGTACCGTTCGATCTTTCCAGAGTCATGTTCATCACCACCGCCAATATGGTGGACCGTCTTCCTGCACCGTTGCGTGACCGCATGGAGATTATTCCGTTCTCCTGCTACACATTGTCAGAAAAAGTGCACATAGGACTGGAGTATCTCTTGCCGCGTCAAATGCAGGCAATAGGCTTTGCAGATAATGATATTTCATTCACCGCTGATGGTATGTCCGCGCTCATTACCGGATATACTCGAGACGCAGGTTTGCGGAGTATAAACAGGGAAATTGGTAATGTATGCCGCAAAGTAAATTTACGTATACTGCAAGGTGAAACACTAAAGCCTGTAGTAATAGATAAAAGCGATATTTTTGACTTACTCGGTGATACCCGATTCGTCAGCGAAGCAGCCATGGCAACACCACGTGTGGGAGTTGTTGCAGGGCTTGTATGGAGTGAATCAGGCGGGCAGGTTATCTATATTGAAACGGCAAAGATGAAAGGCAGTGGACAGCTTATTATGACTGGTTCACTGGGAGATGTGTTAAAAGAATCTGCCCAGACTGCTCTCAGCTTTTTACGGAGCAATGCACAACATTATTCTATTGAAGACGAATTATTTTCGACACACGACATTCATGTTCACATTCCGGCAGGGGATATATCTAAGGATGGCGCATCGGCAGGCATAACAATTGTTACTGCACTACTTTCATTACTTGTGAATAGACCATTACGGGGTAATGTTGCCATGACAGGCGAGTTTACTCTCAGCGGCAGGCTGCTGCCTGTTGGCGGATTACGAGAAAAAATTCTTGCGGCGCAGCAAGCGGGAATGAAGCAGATTATCCTCCCTGAATGGAGCAAACAACAGGTATTGGCGATGGACGAAGAAGTTGTAACAGCTGTTGATCTGCATTTTGTATCTTCGCTGGATGATGTGCTGCCGCATGTTTTTGCGGAATAG
- a CDS encoding sulfite exporter TauE/SafE family protein, translating into MHDVLLDGARFVDLSMTGVLFMFFVGFVGGLVSGFIGSGGAFVLTPGMMSLGVPGPVAVASNMCHKFPKALVGALKRYKYGQVDIKMGLIVGVSAEVGVQIGIQIQKFILEQWGQAGSNLYVSLAFVFVLVTVGGFVMKDAVSTKRNGGEEQVTNIAKKLQSINLWPMVNFKASNIRISFWFTAPVGFAAGLLAATIAVGGFAGVPGMIYLIGMSSLMASATELVVAFVMGLGGTLIWAFYGMVDIRLTLIILAGSLFGVQLGAIGTTYVKDYVIKYVMATIMLIVAFSRGLAIPKYLQQLNTINWDASLISSMSKASFGLMCFALGVGAFIILKAMVVGRRKERKMQQAAQAVQ; encoded by the coding sequence ATGCATGACGTGTTATTAGATGGTGCCCGTTTTGTTGACCTGTCTATGACAGGGGTACTTTTCATGTTCTTTGTTGGGTTTGTAGGCGGCCTTGTGAGCGGTTTTATCGGCTCCGGCGGTGCTTTTGTTCTGACACCGGGTATGATGAGTCTTGGTGTTCCTGGACCTGTGGCTGTGGCAAGTAACATGTGCCACAAGTTTCCTAAGGCTCTTGTAGGCGCACTTAAGCGTTATAAGTATGGTCAGGTGGACATCAAAATGGGACTCATTGTTGGTGTATCCGCTGAAGTCGGTGTTCAGATAGGTATTCAAATTCAGAAGTTTATCCTAGAACAATGGGGACAGGCTGGTTCCAACCTCTACGTTTCTCTGGCATTTGTATTTGTTCTGGTAACTGTAGGCGGCTTTGTTATGAAAGATGCTGTTTCTACAAAGCGTAACGGCGGCGAAGAACAGGTTACCAACATTGCCAAAAAGCTTCAGTCTATCAATCTGTGGCCAATGGTGAACTTTAAGGCAAGTAACATTCGAATTTCTTTCTGGTTCACAGCTCCTGTTGGCTTTGCCGCTGGTCTGCTTGCAGCAACTATCGCTGTTGGCGGTTTCGCCGGTGTTCCGGGTATGATCTACCTTATTGGCATGTCCAGTCTTATGGCTTCTGCAACTGAGCTTGTAGTTGCATTCGTAATGGGGCTTGGCGGCACTCTTATTTGGGCATTCTACGGAATGGTTGATATTCGCCTTACACTCATCATTCTTGCAGGCTCTCTTTTTGGTGTGCAACTTGGCGCTATCGGCACTACCTACGTAAAAGATTACGTAATCAAATACGTAATGGCTACCATCATGCTCATCGTAGCATTCAGCCGCGGTCTGGCTATTCCGAAATATCTCCAGCAGCTTAACACCATCAATTGGGATGCTTCCCTTATTTCCAGCATGAGTAAAGCCAGTTTTGGGCTCATGTGCTTTGCCCTTGGGGTCGGTGCTTTCATTATCCTGAAAGCAATGGTTGTTGGGCGCCGTAAAGAACGCAAAATGCAACAAGCTGCTCAAGCAGTACAATAA
- a CDS encoding DsrE family protein, with protein MKSLPLVQKYLSTLLMLIFLALGTNANAAEINDSVALSGIKEGKGVYLISLDNPQKTALYLEIIKSTHQSMAAQGVKPDFILVFVGATVRFLTTEPAEEAKEIKPVLQSIASSVKALKELGVRQEVCVIATNFFKVPNEKLLPGLSLVGNGFTSLIGYQAKGYGLVPIF; from the coding sequence ATGAAATCACTTCCCCTCGTACAAAAATATCTTTCCACTTTACTCATGCTAATTTTTCTAGCTCTCGGTACTAACGCTAATGCAGCCGAGATCAACGACTCAGTTGCCCTGTCAGGAATTAAAGAAGGGAAAGGGGTATATTTAATAAGCTTGGATAATCCCCAAAAAACAGCTCTTTACCTTGAAATAATTAAATCAACCCACCAGAGCATGGCTGCTCAAGGTGTTAAGCCAGATTTTATTCTTGTATTTGTTGGCGCGACGGTACGTTTCCTTACCACTGAACCTGCTGAAGAAGCTAAGGAGATTAAACCAGTACTACAGTCCATTGCTTCTTCGGTTAAAGCGCTTAAAGAACTTGGCGTACGACAAGAAGTATGTGTTATTGCAACAAACTTTTTCAAAGTGCCGAACGAAAAGCTGCTTCCGGGACTTAGCCTAGTCGGAAACGGATTTACCTCACTTATTGGATATCAAGCTAAAGGTTATGGACTTGTACCAATTTTCTAG
- a CDS encoding TetR/AcrR family transcriptional regulator, whose amino-acid sequence MTRKGDQTRERILVEAARLFQKQGFQTTSLSDILAATNLKKGALYFHFANKNEIALAALERARIELSSFLDNALSSPNPQEALNRYFSSLLNWQQEKGLVGGCIFGNTALEMGDTDERFASFVAAVFEDWIIRLRNVVEEAQLAGIVRNDISADSLARHMVAVTEGAIMLDRLNKNNRALSESFNNLKLFLFLDSK is encoded by the coding sequence ATGACACGGAAGGGAGACCAAACTAGAGAGCGTATTCTTGTTGAAGCTGCTCGACTTTTTCAAAAACAAGGATTTCAGACAACTAGTCTCAGTGATATTCTCGCAGCAACCAACTTAAAAAAGGGAGCGCTTTACTTTCATTTTGCAAACAAGAATGAGATCGCTCTTGCAGCTCTCGAACGTGCCCGTATTGAACTTTCTAGCTTTTTAGATAACGCCCTATCTAGCCCGAATCCACAAGAAGCCCTCAATCGTTACTTTTCGTCTTTATTAAACTGGCAACAAGAAAAAGGGCTTGTTGGTGGCTGCATATTCGGCAACACAGCTTTGGAGATGGGGGATACTGACGAACGATTTGCATCATTTGTTGCAGCAGTCTTTGAAGACTGGATTATCCGTCTGCGTAATGTGGTTGAAGAAGCCCAGCTGGCCGGAATTGTTCGCAACGACATTAGTGCAGATAGCTTAGCACGACACATGGTTGCCGTGACTGAAGGGGCAATCATGCTAGACAGGCTTAACAAAAATAATCGAGCACTTAGCGAATCATTCAACAATCTAAAATTGTTTCTATTCCTAGACTCTAAATAA
- a CDS encoding type 1 glutamine amidotransferase domain-containing protein — MKMKGQRVLMFVDNIFEDMELLYPYYRLIEEGAEVVVAGPEADTVYKGKNGYPFKSTAAITDQQATDFDLLVVAGGFAPDQLRRDPKVLELTREIFEAGKIVAHICHGGWIPISAGIMKGFTCTSTPGIKDDLMNAGAKWVNEEVVVDRNQISSRKPDDLPAFCRAIIEEATK, encoded by the coding sequence ATGAAAATGAAAGGTCAACGCGTCTTGATGTTTGTAGATAATATTTTCGAAGACATGGAGCTTCTGTATCCATACTATCGCCTGATTGAAGAAGGTGCGGAAGTCGTAGTAGCAGGTCCTGAGGCTGACACCGTCTACAAAGGTAAAAACGGTTATCCATTCAAGTCTACAGCTGCTATCACAGATCAGCAGGCGACTGATTTCGATCTTCTTGTTGTTGCAGGCGGTTTTGCTCCTGACCAGCTCAGACGTGATCCTAAAGTTCTTGAACTCACCCGTGAGATTTTCGAAGCTGGTAAAATTGTTGCTCATATCTGCCACGGTGGCTGGATTCCGATCTCCGCAGGAATCATGAAAGGCTTTACCTGCACCTCTACACCTGGAATTAAAGACGACCTAATGAACGCAGGAGCTAAATGGGTAAACGAAGAAGTCGTTGTAGACCGAAACCAGATTTCCTCCCGCAAACCGGATGATCTGCCAGCTTTCTGTCGCGCCATTATCGAAGAGGCAACGAAGTAA
- a CDS encoding TolC family protein produces MVLRFFFAVGLLLFAVGDLYAVDEQADPLPSYLKIAAENNGELQAAFSKWKAALQKAPQVSTLPDPQLSFGVYIVPVETRVGPQRMSYGLTQKFPWLGKLGAKEKVALREADVLKARTDSIKTRIFRDVKVGYYELLYLQRAIQLTGEQIELLEFMEATNRARYSAGNAPYADVLRTQVELDSTRNRKASLKDMFVPLQARLNAAMGRDIEEPVHLSDVVELELGVEGQELKTLLANTNPELLSFDQQLASADAQITLAEKNYYPDLTFGIKSIYTDKARSGDPSQNGDDPVIASVSLNIPIWQDSRDAAVEEGREKRLVAIKAKKGRKDTLLADLELTLYRYRDAVRQIVLYDESLIPKAEQSVEVSLEAYQSGEVDLQQVIAAEKTYFELHIAQARALTDQAQRIAQLEQLVGKELPVMQKSTTKLTGLSLLQTELNVTIE; encoded by the coding sequence ATGGTTTTACGATTCTTTTTCGCAGTAGGACTCTTGCTGTTTGCCGTAGGCGATTTATATGCAGTAGACGAACAAGCTGATCCCCTTCCTTCTTATTTAAAAATAGCAGCTGAAAATAATGGGGAGTTGCAGGCAGCGTTCAGCAAGTGGAAGGCTGCTCTTCAAAAAGCACCACAGGTTTCTACACTGCCGGACCCTCAATTGAGTTTTGGTGTCTACATCGTTCCGGTTGAAACACGTGTTGGTCCACAAAGAATGAGTTATGGACTCACTCAGAAATTCCCATGGCTTGGTAAGTTAGGTGCTAAAGAAAAGGTAGCGCTACGTGAAGCAGATGTGCTGAAAGCCAGAACAGACAGCATTAAAACTAGAATTTTCCGTGACGTTAAGGTGGGATATTACGAATTGCTGTATTTGCAACGCGCTATCCAGCTGACAGGCGAGCAGATTGAACTGTTAGAATTTATGGAAGCTACTAATCGTGCCCGATACTCTGCTGGAAATGCACCTTACGCAGATGTGCTACGAACCCAAGTTGAACTTGATTCTACCCGAAACAGAAAAGCGTCCTTGAAAGATATGTTTGTCCCGCTTCAGGCGCGGTTAAATGCAGCCATGGGACGGGATATTGAGGAACCCGTACATCTTTCTGATGTTGTTGAATTAGAGTTAGGGGTTGAAGGGCAGGAGCTCAAAACACTTCTTGCAAATACTAATCCCGAGTTACTTAGTTTTGATCAGCAATTAGCCAGTGCAGATGCTCAAATTACGTTGGCTGAGAAGAATTATTATCCAGACCTCACTTTCGGGATCAAATCAATTTACACAGACAAGGCCCGTTCAGGAGATCCAAGTCAGAATGGGGATGATCCGGTTATTGCGAGTGTGAGTTTGAACATACCGATCTGGCAGGACAGCAGAGATGCCGCTGTAGAAGAAGGCAGAGAGAAAAGACTGGTTGCCATTAAAGCAAAGAAAGGACGTAAAGACACGTTGCTGGCAGACTTGGAACTGACCTTGTACCGTTATCGTGACGCAGTTCGTCAGATTGTCTTGTATGATGAAAGCTTGATTCCAAAAGCAGAACAGTCTGTGGAAGTTAGTTTGGAAGCGTATCAGAGCGGCGAAGTAGACCTGCAACAGGTTATCGCGGCAGAAAAAACATATTTTGAGCTGCACATAGCTCAAGCGCGTGCCCTGACAGATCAGGCACAGCGTATTGCACAACTAGAACAACTGGTAGGTAAGGAGTTGCCTGTTATGCAGAAAAGCACAACAAAGCTAACAGGATTATCCTTACTCCAAACCGAACTCAATGTAACAATTGAGTAG
- a CDS encoding TA0938 family protein — MKSLLRIAVLAFAVITFAMPGTAAFAGTPQTKCPVMGNDINKDLYADHNGKRVYFCCQMCLPKFKKNPKVFIKKLESQGVELEVVK; from the coding sequence ATGAAGTCACTTTTAAGAATTGCTGTGTTGGCATTTGCTGTTATCACTTTTGCTATGCCGGGCACTGCTGCATTTGCTGGCACACCACAGACCAAGTGTCCTGTAATGGGTAACGATATCAATAAGGACCTGTATGCAGATCACAACGGAAAGCGAGTATACTTCTGCTGTCAGATGTGCTTGCCGAAGTTTAAAAAGAATCCAAAAGTTTTCATTAAAAAGCTTGAAAGCCAAGGTGTAGAGTTAGAAGTCGTTAAATAA